One Vespula vulgaris chromosome 7, iyVesVulg1.1, whole genome shotgun sequence genomic window, aagtatacaaataaatcaatatattacTTGTATTTTgccattaaaataaaaataaatattgactTAGAATTACATATTCTTTGTTTACACTTTTGCACATAAAGTGGTGATTGCTAAGTAATACTGTTGAGAACTTcaatacataatatttacaaactgaattatattttcttcaaatttaatagattattatatacataaattatgattttattttgaaatgcgatattaaaaacaattaaaatcgaaaataatgaaagacaTGCTTGTATATAGAAGCACATTAAatgttacaatatattttaatatatttttatttatgatatatattttggcATAGCAACTAATGATGTAAAGATGGACCAAATAATTTATCGGAAAAgtgaatattcttttttgttaaaaaatttttatcaaattaacaTGATCTCTTGATGAAAACAGAAGCTATTAaaacaaagattattataatagaattattgaaaaagtaataagCTGTACTTACATAAATCTTATAacttaataaatacaaataaataaaaagtttaatagaaaaatttgaaatataaattaaaaattgaagagaTAACTTGTAAATTTATGTAATtgaaaataacatataaatacgtaaaatattctttataatttattttattttattacgtctttattatttatcttatccttttttataaaatattctttataatttattttattttattaaatttttgttctttattttatccttttttcattcaaagcttttatatttcagtttcaaatataaaatcatgcaatttttttttgcattatatataaatatttaccttGCTAAGGTAGTGTCTTTGTACTTATAGaagttattttatatcaacaataaaaaaatttttccatttattgtaatcagaaatatttattgatcaaGACTACATGAAAACTGTTGAACTATATCATTggcaagaatttttttataccaaTGATAATTTTACTATCTTTAGAAATAGACATTGTTATTAAATGTTGTCTAGTTCCTATAAGAAGTATACATGTAATCatatatttacttctttttttctctaacttGTTTTAGTTCATTCTTCATATTGtttgcaaaattttttaatatttgtaaagcTTCCGCTGgagattttaatttatatacattatttatttttcctgtttgtgaaaataaataaaccacTAATTTGGCACTTTGTCTAATTGGTTTAGAATCTGCTAACTTGTTGATTAATTGCtcattattcattaaatattgcATAAGAAAGCGTATAATACCCATGTTGAATAgtttttttaaaacgatttgctacagcaaaaatataaatatttatattttgggTACTTCAAATGTACACATATTacgatatttcaataaaagttCACGTTTGAGCCGAAGCTGTTTACGAAGTGTTTCAAGTTTTTGTAATTGTTCTTCTTTACTATATTCTATTCCTGGTAATCGTTTAAtctaaaagacaaaaaattttattttaaaaagaagatatgttTTTGATGATATCTttaaaggaattaattttgtataaactatttgtttagaattatttctttacatATAATAACTAGCTATTCCATTTGAACATTGCAatcaagataaaatatatatatatgtatatatatatatatatatatatatatatatatatatatatatatatatatatatatatttaaaaatagaaacaacaTATAGACGTGCATTGCAAGagtaaaaaatcattatagaatacaacataaaatataaaatatttattacctgAGCTCTTGCAGaatccaattttttttgtaattctaatattttatgacTAGTATCTTGTgattcttttgctttttgaGTTGTATCATGAGGATCTTTTTCCACactagaagaaataaaataatcattgtaaattaaaataaagtaataattataaatatattatataaaataataaatcgactCATATAAAAATGTTGTCACTGTTTTAAGTAACTATGTtgtgattaaatatttttcagtcCATTTTCAATTcgacattatcttttttataacctctaacaaaatttatttaaaagtaactcataaatattatacgaaatatttgaCCACTTGTAacgtaataatacaaattaaataattaatttatatgtaacaaatctgatgaaaaattatttcaactcacatatatatacatatataaataatatttggatATACAACACGCTTACGTAGCTACTACGAAACTGACAACCCGCGCAATAACTAAAATACACACCTtcttaatatatcataaataagcGGTAGTATCTCAATATCTAAATCATCAACTGTAAATGAACTTCTTATAGGACTTTCTTCTGTTAGCTCTGAAGTTTCCATGATAtgataaaaacatataaaaatttacattttatatgatAGCACTcttgaatttttcatatttcataaatgTACAATCACAATATGAAACATATATGAAACACAATAATTACAGGATTATATGTATCGATACTTCTTCAAATTATGATCTTATTCTGACATCCGTTTAACGAATGAATCAAAATTTTCTAGAAGCTGATCTAACAAAATTGACAATACAacgcaaagaaagagaaaatggtaAAGTTTTGGAATTTCAAATTATCGGTACCTCTTATCTATTGGTTGAAATCTATTGGGTCTAGAGAATAACTCTTTCATGAAAACTAACCATTAATCGATTCTATGGTTAGAACCAACTTCACAACGCTTTCTAGAACAAATTCGTGACATAAAGgtgttcttccttctttcttgtttaGCCTCGTTGTACGTCGGTAAGAtcatgttattaatattgaaaataatcaagTGGCATCGttgaatatattgtatattttacaattaatttttatataagcttatttgatatgtatttatacgaaatattttaatatttggtattttatttttatagttaaaGACGAAAATGGGGCGCCGACCAGCTAGAtggtatgtaataatttatagacATTGCAACATATTTTTGTTGAAGAAAGCATAATTTGtccaatataatttattaacaaaaagtaaataaagtgtaatatataaatttgtttgtgACTTAAAAGTACGATtggaattaatatataacgtattacgtgtataatgttttttctacaaaaaagatatgttttaaacatataaataatatattttatttcagttaTCGGTATTGTAAAAACAAACCTTATCCAAAATCAAGATTTTGTCGTGGTGTACCAGATCCAAAAATCCGTATTTTCGATcttggaaagaagaaagcttCTGTAGAAGATTTTCCATTATGTGTACATTTAGTGTCTGATGAATATGAACAGCTTAGTTCAGAGGCACTTGAAGCAGGTAGAATCTGTGCCAATAAATATATGGTTAAGAATGCTGGTAAAGATCAGTTTCATATTCGTATGAGGCTTCATCCTTTCCATGTCATTCgcattaataaaatgttatcatGTGCTGGAGCTGATAGGTAAgtaaatttcatttgtatagttatatatttattttactgaattataatttttaatgaaagtttatatagaaattaaatgaaacaaaggaagcaaagaaaaattatttttataggcTCCAAACTGGTATGAGAGGGGCCTTTGGTAAACCTCAAGGTACTGTAGCTAGAGTACATATTGGACAACCTATTATGAGTGTGCGTTCATCAGATCGGCATAAGGCTGCTGTGATTGAAGCATTACGTCGTGCAAAATTTAAGTTCCCTGGTCGTCAGAAGATTTATGTATCTAAGAAATGGGGTTTTACTAAATATGACCGTGGTGTATATGAAGAATTAAAAGCATTTGGTCGTCTTGCTCCAGATGGTtgtaatgttaaatatttacctGAGCATGGACCTCTtgaagaatggaaaaaattcAGGAAAGTTCTTGCTACAgcataaatatgatttttgacattcaatttaaataaaaacgagagaagattTTCTGTTGTAATAATTTCATCCTTGATTAAAGtgaagtatatattataatgaaattgcGAAGTTTTaaacaacaaaatataattataacacatttttagcaattaaaaaaaagaacatttttatttgatgatgcattattttaaaatactgATATTACataaagttatatatttacaattatcaGTACTTACACTAACATTAAAATACTTTGAAATAGTatctaataaaatgataaataaattacaatatatacatgataAAATATGACGATTTCTAAAGAGAGCATAATGTGCACAAAtgtgtttaaaaataattatatcctGCAGAAGTTCgagatattacaaattaatgaGAGTGACAtgtaatatcattatcatcattttctGTATTTTGTATCTCATCATCAATATCATCACATATTCTATGATTATGAACATCTAAAACTTCAGTACTGGTTGCTGCATCTAACAGTGGAGATAATTTTTCTGCTTCACTATCTTCATCTTGTCCTTGACCCTGTAAATACTAATGTATATGGTTGATATACACAGAAAGTTGTAtctattttacaattttaacaCTATAAAATGCAGAATCAACTTTGAATTATCATATACatgatgaataaataaaaaaattttacagtTGCAAGACTTACTTCATATAATGAAACGGgttgtttttcatttactaATCTGAGAGTATCACGTGATCTTAGACCGGTTTTATCACGAGGATGTCCGGATTTGGTTCTTACTGCAGGAGATCGAGTATGTAAATCTTTTTGTGATCCTGAATTTTCATCCCTTGCAAGAAGAACTGACATTCTAAATTCTGGTGTGGGACATGGAGTGCCACTAGTTCTAGCACTCATATCTACATCCTTTGAAGACAAGTGTTTTGAAATGGGCGTACGTTCGGCTGATCTgcagaatattttaataagttCTAATAAGTTctgtattatatcattttttaaatatagactcatatatctatattctaAATATACCTATTTAATGCTTCTGCAGCCTGAATAGCACTTGCTGTATCTGTATCTGGTGTATCAGGAGATTCAGGTGCAAGAACAGCAGTTCTTGGTGTATATGGACCATTTAAAGCTTCTATAAGAGATACTGCTTCGTAACCTGCTGGAATATTCTCGCAACTACCCTAgaagtttaaaaatattcaattgtaTTCTATTAAAAGTTCTATGGcttataaaaaacataatattacCTCTGGTATCGGTGGATTGGATATAATAGTTCCAGTTGCTTTTTGAAGTGCTTTAATTTGTAAAAGAGCTCGAAATGGAGCACGACATATGGGACAATTATTTGCTTGATACCGAAGGGAATCTGCACAGCCATTGCACAAACACAAATGTCTGCATGGTAAAATTAAAGTATCACGTACATCACACATACAAATTACACATTCAGAACCATTATCATCCGTATCTTCATCACTGCCTTGTTGCTGTACAATAGTATTTTCTGATGACAAGAGCGagcaaaatatttctaattaacaGAAAggtataaatgtatttattaccTTTGCACTTTCagtgtttttattttcaattccaTAAATTTCTTGCAATAAATAACAAAGTCCGTCTACATAAAGTTTTTGCTTAAGTGCTTTTAATACATATGTTCCATCTGAATGTTTTTCAACTACAGCAATGGTTGTGTGAGATTGTTTTGGTTCATCTGATCCTTCCTCTGCTATGCAATAGATTGCTATTGGAATAATCTGttaatttaagaataaaagatcataaaacaaataaaataggaaataactttattgtattttaaaacattatatttgtaataagtACTTCTCTATCTGCATTATACATTAAATCTTCTTCATTATAAAGACTTGGATCAAATATATGAGATGTTTGGGAGAACAATTGATTAGCACCCTTTTTATAATGATATGTTTCAGAATTCATAGAAGGATCTCTTGGTACATATCTATAAATCATAaagatacttttttatatataattttaaatcattattaataatgttacaTCTATCATATAAAAGATTGAACATATActcttttgatatataaaataatacatacgtaaccCCTTTTGTTGTAATTTCTTctgtacaaaaataatatattgtgaTAGCACACCTTACATCACAATCAAAAGtaaattcaatattgaaaCGATTTGGTTTTTTTTCACCATCACTATCACCGTAACGCTTTACATTGTGACATTGAGAGGATGTTGAAGTTTGATCCATATTTCGTACTAATCTTAatgattcttttcttatattcactaaactttttaatgtttttgtAGGATCATTTGTTTGTGGTGGAGGATATGGGAACTGTAACATATATCTTTTACTTGATGTActacaaattattaaaaatttctatgaaataaattgaattctTCATACAGGTGTTGGTCGACTGCCTAAGAAATTTAAATCTGCATTTTCTCCAAAGAGGTATGCTTCTGGTTGTGGAGTATCGAATCTTTCACCACCCATAATAAAATGACTACCAAAGTAGCTTCCtgatataaagataatttatatttatattacatataaatttattaaatcataaaaaaatgattgataacttttttgcataatgtatatataaataaataatctcatAAATTCattagtatatatgtaaatttccttatattttatttgaataatacttaatcattaatagaaaaccaaaaaaaaacatgtataTTATACTGACCAGAACGTGGAGGATATTTATATGCATGATTTGAAACAATATCAACTTCTTCTACACCAGCATTTTGTCTACTTGTTAATGATcccattattttattatacgattcTGTCAAACAAATAGAAATTCGCGGCAATATTAAGTGGTactaaatttgaaatattatttaaattctaataatttataatacgtcgtaatttttaattttttgatagTGTTTAATCAAAATACAGTTATTCGATTTGTAGTTTCATGTTGTCAAACGAAAAATTCTATACCATAGAATTGACAGACAGCTTCTCTGTGGATAAATCTTCATAAAATCCAGATCATTCTCCATAGGTAAAAGATGAGGtaaagaaacgaatataaGGCATAACTGTATACTTGAAGATCATgtcaaattttctttgtttattgataatatgtaaatacaattatatatatagattttaaatatatttaaatatatataattaattttatttgacttgaactattattatattttattataaaatacaatgtCGTTTATCACAAGTAAAGGCTGTTTTCAAATTAACGCGCGATTTTATCAATGGTTTTGAAAGTCTCTACATTTACAGTCAATGTTGTAGTTATGTTTTCATCTCACGTGACCAGTCATTAAAGTTGCAACTACATCAAATATGTATGGcctatatactttttaaaatagTGATAGATTTCGAATATTGTGAttgttttgtttctatttacAAGTATTGATTATAAACTACGAATAGAGAACAACAAGtgttattatatctttatccAAAATGAAATGCCAATATTTATCAAGCtccaatataaattataatatatatgaaacaatCTCATTTAGATgcaataatgaataaaaaatttctaattgcgatataaaatatatgaaaatattattaacagtataaaaaatattggtcGATGcgaaaaaaattgcaattaataattaatgacacGTTCAACTGACAACATGGCGAATGTATTAACAGAAGCAGTATATTCGAGTATTTTCATGTCGTTATGTGATGAATAAGAAAAGTACAATTCTATCAATTACATTCCGTAATTTGATTCTTTAAAGACGAATATAATATTcgaattcaaatataaatattatattatatataatacgttttTGCATagttctattatatttaagattcttttaaaattatttatgagagaaaaatgggattattaaataattgacATAAAAGAGTATCatgatgttatatataaacaagttAAGTTTTTTTATGAAGATTCATATTCAGTATAGTGATACAAACTTCGTGaagtaaataaagaataatgtaaattgtttctttcatctatacttaattaattttgtctaTGGAATTATAAAAAGTGCAGTAAATATACAAAGGATAAATAAAGTGTAGTAAATATACAAAGAATAACAAAGTGTTGTACCGTGGGGTGTAATGAGTGGATCTAGTTTTCGAGGACGGGGGATTGAACCACGGGATATTCATCCAAATGGCCCAATTGGTGCTTATCGTGGGACCCGATTATCTCACCCACGTTTTAGTCAATCCCATTTATCCCATAATAGATTACCACCACCAGAGAATTGGCCAGGAAGATCAAATCATGGCTCAACTTTTTTATCTTGGAGCAATGGAAAATTCCAACGTCCTATTTTTCGTGGTATATCCCATTTTCGTCCTAATGGTAGAGGAAGGGGTACAATTTATAAAGGAAATCTACGTTTTGACTCTAATAGATCATCCATTGTGCCATATTCCacagattataataaaagtgtTGGAAGTCCTAAAACAATGTTCATGCAAAATCAGAATGATGAAGATCAATCAGAACATGTTAAAGATGAGCCATGTTTACAGCAGACTCCTTTACTTGGATCTGAGGAAGAACGTCAACAAAAGATTACTGAGACTGCAGTTcggttgaaagaaaaattatctacCATTACCAAGGAAGATATTACTAATTTGTGGCAAGATGATCTGTCTACTATACCATCGTCTAAtgtaaaagacaaaaatatacTTAATTTAGGTATGCTTAAATTAAGGCATGAACAACCTGAACTTAATCTTActtttaatgattttaaagACATAGGTAGGATTGACTCAGACAATATAAAGTCTGATAAAAATGATGGTATTAATGAAGTtagaaatgtatttaattttatacatgaTAATGTCAAGGAAGTAAAAAATAGTACTAAAGATATTGATGTAATAGATATTGAAGAAAACATTCTACATGATGTAGAATCTATgacaattattaacaatataattctaacagaaaataaatcacAAAAAGTTAATGGTCAAAAATTGCAAGAAGGGACCAATTCTCCACATAGTATGTCTGTTACTTTGTCA contains:
- the LOC127065400 gene encoding E3 ubiquitin ligase Rnf157 isoform X2, coding for MGSLTSRQNAGVEEVDIVSNHAYKYPPRSGSYFGSHFIMGGERFDTPQPEAYLFGENADLNFLGSRPTPFPYPPPQTNDPTKTLKSLVNIRKESLRLVRNMDQTSTSSQCHNVKRYGDSDGEKKPNRFNIEFTFDCDVRCAITIYYFCTEEITTKGVTYVPRDPSMNSETYHYKKGANQLFSQTSHIFDPSLYNEEDLMYNADREIIPIAIYCIAEEGSDEPKQSHTTIAVVEKHSDGTYVLKALKQKLYVDGLCYLLQEIYGIENKNTESAKQQGSDEDTDDNGSECVICMCDVRDTLILPCRHLCLCNGCADSLRYQANNCPICRAPFRALLQIKALQKATGTIISNPPIPEGSCENIPAGYEAVSLIEALNGPYTPRTAVLAPESPDTPDTDTASAIQAAEALNRSAERTPISKHLSSKDVDMSARTSGTPCPTPEFRMSVLLARDENSGSQKDLHTRSPAVRTKSGHPRDKTGLRSRDTLRLVNEKQPVSLYEGQGQDEDSEAEKLSPLLDAATSTEVLDVHNHRICDDIDDEIQNTENDDNDITCHSH
- the LOC127065405 gene encoding mediator of RNA polymerase II transcription subunit 9: METSELTEESPIRSSFTVDDLDIEILPLIYDILRSVEKDPHDTTQKAKESQDTSHKILELQKKLDSARAQIKRLPGIEYSKEEQLQKLETLRKQLRLKRELLLKYRNMCTFEVPKI
- the LOC127065400 gene encoding E3 ubiquitin ligase Rnf157 isoform X1, whose amino-acid sequence is MGSLTSRQNAGVEEVDIVSNHAYKYPPRSGSYFGSHFIMGGERFDTPQPEAYLFGENADLNFLGSRPTPFPYPPPQTNDPTKTLKSLVNIRKESLRLVRNMDQTSTSSQCHNVKRYGDSDGEKKPNRFNIEFTFDCDVRCAITIYYFCTEEITTKGVTYVPRDPSMNSETYHYKKGANQLFSQTSHIFDPSLYNEEDLMYNADREIIPIAIYCIAEEGSDEPKQSHTTIAVVEKHSDGTYVLKALKQKLYVDGLCYLLQEIYGIENKNTESAKQQGSDEDTDDNGSECVICMCDVRDTLILPCRHLCLCNGCADSLRYQANNCPICRAPFRALLQIKALQKATGTIISNPPIPEGSCENIPAGYEAVSLIEALNGPYTPRTAVLAPESPDTPDTDTASAIQAAEALNRSAERTPISKHLSSKDVDMSARTSGTPCPTPEFRMSVLLARDENSGSQKDLHTRSPAVRTKSGHPRDKTGLRSRDTLRLVNEKQPVSLYEYLQGQGQDEDSEAEKLSPLLDAATSTEVLDVHNHRICDDIDDEIQNTENDDNDITCHSH
- the LOC127065404 gene encoding 60S ribosomal protein L10, with the protein product MGRRPARCYRYCKNKPYPKSRFCRGVPDPKIRIFDLGKKKASVEDFPLCVHLVSDEYEQLSSEALEAGRICANKYMVKNAGKDQFHIRMRLHPFHVIRINKMLSCAGADRLQTGMRGAFGKPQGTVARVHIGQPIMSVRSSDRHKAAVIEALRRAKFKFPGRQKIYVSKKWGFTKYDRGVYEELKAFGRLAPDGCNVKYLPEHGPLEEWKKFRKVLATA